Proteins encoded by one window of uncultured Bacteroides sp.:
- a CDS encoding RagB/SusD family nutrient uptake outer membrane protein: MKTIYNILIGASLLMLSGCQDSFDKDPIGLLTPDLVNTSPTISSVQYSVNSSYQMLSSTLNLLGSWDWANGTVTRNDFVLYDIASDDMLKKWNPDGDQPWMDEVHNFSFIASNAAFNGFWSYQYEGISRANLAISYLTDDNLISKIEMGTDLRKRSLGEAYFLRAYYYFELVSNFGDVPLLTAPITEFNDAYKVSARVDKAEVWKQINSDLELAKADFTDTKYSSETEPWRVSKGAVMAMQAKVALYNKEYQKVIDTVTEMEAKNFYDLNDNYFHSFSVNTEYKDKEVIFAYDHKEKKTPADGNGLCALIGWGFIAPSPSFIAEFEPNDPRLNYTVNVSKKLIYKLLGDTTNTNSGYDDAPSNKIYIRYADVLLWKAEALIETGNISGGIDIINLIRKRARNTVRVDGQTKAPEGTLPDRERNASKEQATQWLIHERRVELGFESQRFRDLRRWGIAKDVLNKNGQGFNDKNYLYPIPQKDIDKSGSKLTQNAGY; encoded by the coding sequence ATGAAAACCATATATAATATTTTAATCGGCGCCTCACTTTTAATGCTTTCTGGCTGCCAGGATTCCTTTGATAAAGATCCTATCGGACTCTTAACGCCCGATCTGGTAAATACAAGCCCTACAATAAGTAGTGTACAATATTCCGTAAATTCATCTTATCAGATGCTTTCAAGCACATTAAATCTACTGGGAAGCTGGGATTGGGCAAATGGTACGGTTACCCGTAACGATTTTGTTCTTTACGATATTGCTTCAGACGATATGCTTAAGAAATGGAATCCGGATGGTGACCAGCCCTGGATGGATGAAGTACATAACTTCTCTTTCATCGCATCCAATGCCGCATTTAACGGATTCTGGAGCTACCAATACGAAGGAATCTCCAGAGCCAATCTGGCAATCAGTTATCTCACCGACGATAATCTGATTTCAAAGATAGAGATGGGTACCGATTTACGAAAAAGATCTCTTGGTGAAGCCTATTTCCTGCGTGCATACTACTATTTTGAACTGGTAAGTAATTTCGGAGATGTGCCATTGCTTACGGCCCCTATCACAGAGTTCAACGATGCTTATAAGGTTTCTGCAAGAGTGGATAAGGCGGAAGTATGGAAACAGATAAATTCAGATCTGGAATTGGCTAAAGCCGACTTTACCGATACCAAATACTCTTCTGAAACAGAACCTTGGAGAGTTTCAAAAGGAGCAGTAATGGCCATGCAGGCAAAGGTGGCACTATACAACAAGGAGTATCAAAAGGTAATAGATACTGTGACCGAGATGGAAGCTAAAAACTTCTACGATTTGAATGACAACTATTTTCACTCTTTCAGTGTAAACACCGAATACAAGGACAAAGAAGTTATCTTTGCCTACGATCATAAGGAAAAAAAGACACCAGCCGATGGCAATGGACTATGTGCACTTATCGGGTGGGGATTTATTGCTCCTTCTCCAAGTTTCATCGCAGAGTTTGAGCCAAACGATCCACGTCTGAATTATACGGTAAATGTTTCAAAGAAACTGATATACAAACTGTTAGGTGATACTACCAATACCAATTCTGGTTACGACGATGCTCCATCTAACAAAATATATATCCGTTATGCCGATGTATTGTTATGGAAAGCAGAAGCTTTGATTGAAACCGGGAATATATCAGGAGGCATTGACATTATAAACCTGATCAGAAAACGCGCCCGCAATACAGTCAGAGTAGATGGACAAACCAAAGCTCCCGAAGGTACATTACCTGACAGAGAAAGAAATGCGTCTAAAGAACAAGCCACTCAATGGCTTATTCACGAACGACGTGTAGAACTGGGCTTTGAATCTCAGCGTTTCAGAGATTTAAGACGCTGGGGTATTGCTAAAGATGTATTAAACAAAAATGGACAGGGATTCAATGATAAAAATTATCTCTACCCTATTCCTCAGAAAGACATCGATAAATCAGGTAGCAAACTAACGCAGAACGCAGGTTACTAA
- a CDS encoding MFS transporter: MRNKLMNEYRVFRSYPHNMRTLLITNMVYALVLPIVEIFVGAYVMRSTNSPAYVALYQLAMYCGIVCTSVINGFLLKYFRVNYLYSLGMLLSGLSMVGMMVAPQLGIVELGIAGFVLGAASGFFWTNRYLLALNSTTDNNRNYFFGLESFAFTIASIVVPFCVGALIATITGKEILGCDINLNKAYRIVTIIATGVCILACVILARGNFENPVQKRFFFSHFHHLWYKQLLLACLKGLVQGFLVTAPAILVLKFIGNEGALGVIQSISGGLTAILIYILGRATKPRHRIYVFGTGMIIFLIGTLFNGTLFSAAGVIIFVLCKVIFQPLHDLAYFPIMMKVIDVVSKIEKRNKYAYILSHEFGLFLGRASGLTIFIFLAFYVSEDFSLKYALIIVALLQMLSIPLSKHIIRQSTMLDDSVN, from the coding sequence ATGCGAAATAAATTAATGAACGAATACAGGGTATTCAGATCCTATCCTCACAACATGCGTACACTGCTGATCACCAATATGGTGTATGCGCTTGTGTTGCCTATCGTTGAGATATTTGTAGGGGCTTATGTGATGAGAAGCACAAACAGTCCGGCTTACGTAGCTCTTTATCAGCTTGCAATGTATTGTGGAATTGTCTGTACATCTGTAATAAATGGTTTTCTTCTGAAATATTTCAGAGTGAATTACCTGTATAGCCTTGGAATGCTGTTAAGCGGATTATCCATGGTAGGCATGATGGTCGCTCCACAGTTGGGCATTGTCGAACTAGGTATTGCCGGATTTGTTCTGGGTGCCGCTTCCGGATTTTTTTGGACTAATCGGTATCTGCTGGCCCTAAATTCCACAACGGACAATAACAGGAACTATTTCTTTGGTCTGGAATCTTTTGCTTTTACCATCGCCTCCATCGTGGTACCTTTTTGTGTAGGAGCACTGATTGCCACAATCACGGGTAAAGAGATACTGGGTTGTGATATTAATCTGAACAAAGCTTACCGGATTGTTACCATCATTGCCACAGGAGTCTGCATCCTTGCCTGCGTAATTCTTGCCCGCGGTAATTTTGAAAATCCAGTTCAGAAAAGGTTCTTCTTCTCTCATTTTCATCATTTGTGGTACAAGCAGTTACTACTAGCCTGTTTAAAGGGACTGGTACAAGGTTTTCTGGTTACTGCACCAGCCATCCTTGTCCTAAAATTCATTGGCAACGAAGGAGCTTTGGGAGTTATTCAAAGTATCAGCGGAGGGCTCACAGCAATACTGATATACATACTGGGGCGGGCAACCAAACCCCGGCACCGGATTTATGTCTTTGGTACAGGTATGATTATCTTTCTTATCGGTACATTATTCAACGGAACCTTGTTTTCTGCAGCAGGGGTTATTATCTTTGTTCTTTGTAAGGTAATATTTCAGCCGTTACACGATCTTGCTTATTTTCCCATTATGATGAAAGTGATCGATGTGGTATCCAAAATTGAAAAAAGGAACAAATATGCCTATATTTTAAGTCACGAATTTGGACTTTTTCTTGGAAGAGCTTCGGGACTGACTATTTTCATATTTCTTGCTTTTTATGTATCGGAAGACTTTTCTCTGAAATATGCACTGATAATCGTTGCTCTTCTGCAGATGCTTTCCATACCTTTGAGCAAGCATATTATCAGGCAATCAACTATGTTAGACGACTCTGTAAATTAA
- a CDS encoding glycoside hydrolase family 130 protein, with amino-acid sequence MDITNRNGNNPLITPGDLKPGIEGMEIVCLLNPGVFRLNGKIWLLLRVAERPTQMDGKISFPVYNKEGKIEVFHFDKNDPDLNTSDPRVIGYKGKNYLTTLSYLRLVCSEDGINFHEDPDYPPIFGHGELESFGIEDCRVATMIDGFFLTFTEVSPVAVGVGLIETKNFRSFTHHGMIFPPHNKDCALFEEPINGMYYALHRPSSPELGGNYIWLAESPDRIHWGNHKCIAVTRDGYWDSVRVGAGAAPIKTPEGWLEIYHGANKDNRYCLGALLLDLNNPSKVLARSEQPIMEPIAPYEQTGFFGNVVFSNGQYVDGDTIHIYYGASDEVICTATLSIREIMKTLIK; translated from the coding sequence ATGGACATAACAAACAGAAATGGGAATAACCCATTAATCACACCGGGTGATTTAAAACCGGGAATAGAAGGAATGGAAATAGTCTGCCTACTCAATCCGGGAGTATTTCGCCTCAACGGGAAAATATGGTTATTGCTTCGCGTGGCGGAACGTCCCACACAAATGGATGGTAAAATCAGCTTTCCTGTTTATAATAAAGAGGGTAAAATTGAGGTATTTCATTTCGATAAGAATGATCCCGATCTGAATACCTCCGACCCACGTGTGATTGGTTATAAAGGAAAAAATTACTTAACCACATTATCGTATCTGAGACTGGTATGCAGTGAAGATGGCATAAATTTTCACGAAGATCCTGATTACCCACCTATCTTTGGGCACGGAGAACTAGAGTCTTTCGGAATAGAAGACTGCCGCGTTGCCACTATGATCGACGGTTTCTTTCTTACCTTTACCGAAGTATCGCCTGTAGCTGTGGGTGTGGGACTCATTGAAACAAAGAACTTCCGGTCATTCACGCATCATGGAATGATCTTCCCGCCTCACAATAAAGACTGTGCTCTTTTTGAAGAACCGATAAATGGAATGTATTATGCCCTTCATCGTCCAAGCAGCCCAGAATTGGGGGGGAACTATATCTGGCTTGCCGAATCTCCTGACCGCATTCACTGGGGAAACCATAAATGTATAGCAGTAACTCGTGATGGTTACTGGGATTCTGTCCGTGTAGGGGCCGGAGCAGCACCAATTAAAACGCCGGAAGGGTGGCTGGAAATTTACCACGGTGCAAACAAAGATAACCGATACTGTTTAGGGGCATTACTTCTCGACCTGAACAATCCGTCAAAGGTGCTGGCACGCAGTGAACAACCCATCATGGAACCCATTGCTCCCTATGAGCAGACTGGATTCTTCGGGAATGTGGTGTTCTCGAATGGCCAGTATGTGGATGGTGACACAATCCATATTTATTACGGGGCAAGTGACGAAGTAATATGCACAGCCACTTTGTCCATCCGGGAAATCATGAAAACACTTATAAAATAA
- a CDS encoding TonB-dependent receptor: MKSNLFLRNLRKRQVSLSLFCLFFFNLLITAQTNQNKISGIVVDQAGEPVVGAAVLNTATNHGVSTSIDGNFTLDAKINDHIRISSVGFTPVGYIVKQLTDIRIQMKTDAQQLDEIVVVGYSAQKKSSLTGAISPVEMKDVEKRRVASVSQALQGQIAGVQITQSTGAPGDEINVVIRGEGTIGNNSPLYIIDGVPSRSITFLNPSDINSVTVLKDASAAAIYGSRASGGVIVITTKEGQSGKGKLELNYYYGLQKAAHLPKMLNSKQYMDVMETSWNNSGYSGTNPYTADKTRSDLANTNWEDELFTLGKTQSIQASVNGGTKDVNYLLSAGYITQDGIVIYDNDKYQRFTLRSNINAKLIDKLTVGSNVQLTYAIQDKLNSKGDAPGIIRHAMLRPPVLAVYKDSSDPTYNPNDPFTDLPFYKFNNRNGGWESDKYEWTSNPIALAKYTDDTRSQYTTFGNVFAEYDILNDHSLKFKSNLGVDLNLYHNKAFYRNFGDDDGAGSNLDKGTGRQNRPTSLSEERGEDFTMTWNNTLNYNKMLDKHSINAVVGTEYIKNYASSIGASRKRFDYINDNFRYLDNGHSDIDLWNSGSGSEWALMSLFASATYVHDSKYMLTANFRADESSRFAKKNRWGYFPSLSAGWKLSEESFLKDVNWLSDLKVRGSWGQLGNQEIDNYAFMTLLKKDGDKYVVSRYGNPDLKWETSEQTNVGFDLGLLKNKIYLSVDYFVKTTSDILLPISLPSFVGNVSPTIVNAGKVRNKGFEFALNYRSKINDFNYSINANLATLDNKVLKLHPNLPIIEGTVTRTVVGQALNSYYGFVQEGIYQNDKEIKGQLYATQNISAKPGDIRFKDLDKNGKIDDNDRQFLGSPIPDFTYGITLNGDYKGFSLSLFFQGVQGVKRYNDLKKILDYDTRPFNHTIHVLDAWHGEGTSNTVPRSSFTDNGGSRVSSLFVEDASFFRLKNAEIGYSLAKFLKKSKNISDVKFYVSAENIFTITKYSGLDPESTDLMDYGTYPQARSVLFGVNVKF; this comes from the coding sequence ATGAAATCAAACCTATTTCTAAGAAATCTAAGGAAACGACAGGTGAGCCTGTCTCTCTTTTGTTTGTTCTTCTTTAATCTATTGATTACGGCTCAAACAAATCAGAATAAAATATCCGGTATCGTTGTAGACCAGGCAGGTGAACCTGTTGTTGGAGCAGCAGTATTAAATACCGCCACAAACCATGGCGTAAGCACATCTATCGATGGTAATTTCACTCTCGATGCAAAAATCAACGATCATATACGGATCAGTTCCGTGGGATTTACACCGGTGGGTTATATAGTCAAACAACTCACGGATATCCGCATTCAGATGAAAACGGATGCTCAGCAACTGGACGAAATTGTGGTAGTTGGTTATTCCGCTCAGAAGAAATCTTCATTGACAGGAGCCATTTCACCTGTTGAGATGAAAGATGTTGAAAAACGCAGGGTAGCAAGTGTATCGCAGGCACTTCAGGGACAGATTGCCGGCGTTCAGATTACGCAAAGTACTGGTGCACCGGGCGACGAAATCAATGTGGTAATCCGTGGAGAAGGTACAATAGGAAACAACAGTCCACTGTACATAATTGACGGAGTACCTTCCAGAAGCATCACATTCCTGAATCCTTCAGATATTAACTCAGTCACTGTACTGAAAGATGCATCGGCAGCAGCAATTTATGGTTCCAGAGCTTCGGGCGGTGTGATTGTTATCACAACCAAAGAAGGACAGTCAGGGAAAGGTAAACTGGAACTGAACTATTATTACGGATTGCAAAAAGCGGCTCATTTGCCCAAAATGCTAAACTCCAAACAATACATGGATGTGATGGAGACTTCCTGGAACAATTCTGGATATTCCGGTACAAATCCTTATACTGCAGATAAAACGAGAAGCGATCTTGCCAACACCAATTGGGAAGACGAACTATTTACTCTTGGCAAAACACAAAGCATACAGGCTTCGGTAAACGGAGGTACAAAGGATGTAAATTATTTACTGTCGGCTGGATATATCACTCAGGATGGTATTGTTATATACGATAACGATAAGTATCAGCGTTTCACGCTACGTTCAAACATTAATGCGAAGTTAATCGACAAATTGACTGTTGGTTCCAATGTACAACTCACTTATGCCATCCAGGATAAGCTGAACTCCAAAGGTGATGCACCGGGTATTATCCGTCATGCCATGCTACGTCCCCCTGTACTCGCTGTTTACAAGGATTCTTCAGATCCTACTTATAATCCGAATGATCCCTTCACTGATCTGCCTTTCTACAAGTTCAACAACCGGAATGGCGGCTGGGAAAGCGATAAATATGAATGGACCTCTAACCCTATCGCACTGGCTAAGTACACAGACGATACCCGTTCGCAGTACACCACATTCGGTAATGTGTTTGCCGAGTACGATATTCTGAACGATCATTCTCTTAAATTCAAATCTAATCTAGGTGTTGACCTGAATCTGTATCACAACAAGGCTTTTTACAGAAACTTCGGAGACGATGATGGAGCAGGTTCAAATCTGGATAAAGGAACAGGACGCCAGAACAGGCCTACCAGCTTAAGTGAAGAAAGAGGTGAAGATTTTACAATGACTTGGAATAACACCCTTAACTACAACAAAATGCTGGATAAGCATTCAATCAATGCAGTTGTGGGTACAGAATATATAAAGAACTATGCTTCTTCAATAGGTGCTTCCAGAAAGCGTTTCGATTATATTAACGACAATTTCAGATATCTCGACAACGGACATAGTGATATCGATTTATGGAATAGTGGTTCCGGCTCTGAGTGGGCATTGATGTCTCTCTTTGCTTCAGCAACCTATGTGCACGATTCTAAGTATATGCTAACAGCCAATTTCAGAGCTGACGAATCTTCCCGCTTTGCAAAGAAAAACCGTTGGGGATATTTTCCATCATTGTCTGCCGGCTGGAAACTGTCCGAAGAGTCATTTCTCAAAGATGTCAACTGGCTGTCTGATCTGAAAGTAAGAGGTAGCTGGGGACAGTTGGGTAATCAGGAAATAGACAACTATGCATTTATGACATTGCTGAAAAAAGATGGAGACAAGTATGTTGTATCACGTTATGGAAATCCGGATCTGAAATGGGAAACTTCGGAACAGACCAACGTAGGTTTTGATCTGGGACTGCTTAAAAATAAAATCTATCTATCTGTAGATTACTTTGTAAAAACCACATCCGACATTCTTTTGCCAATCTCCCTGCCATCGTTTGTAGGGAATGTTTCTCCAACGATCGTAAACGCAGGAAAGGTAAGAAACAAAGGCTTTGAATTCGCGTTGAACTATCGAAGTAAAATCAATGATTTTAACTACAGTATAAACGCCAATCTGGCCACATTAGATAACAAGGTTCTGAAACTGCACCCTAATCTGCCTATTATTGAAGGAACGGTAACCCGCACTGTTGTAGGTCAGGCTTTGAACTCTTATTACGGATTTGTTCAGGAAGGCATTTATCAAAACGATAAAGAGATTAAAGGCCAGCTGTATGCCACTCAGAATATTTCAGCCAAACCGGGAGATATCAGATTTAAGGATCTGGATAAGAATGGTAAGATAGACGACAACGATCGTCAGTTCCTGGGCAGTCCGATACCTGATTTTACCTATGGAATTACCTTAAACGGCGATTACAAAGGATTCAGCCTATCATTGTTCTTTCAGGGCGTTCAGGGGGTAAAACGCTATAATGATCTGAAGAAGATTCTGGATTATGATACCCGTCCGTTTAATCACACAATCCATGTACTGGATGCATGGCATGGAGAAGGAACAAGCAACACTGTGCCCAGATCATCATTCACTGATAACGGAGGAAGCCGTGTCTCTAGCCTTTTTGTTGAAGATGCCTCATTCTTCAGACTCAAAAATGCAGAAATTGGATATTCCTTAGCCAAGTTCCTGAAAAAATCGAAAAACATCTCTGATGTTAAGTTCTACGTATCAGCAGAGAACATATTTACTATAACCAAATATTCTGGTTTAGATCCAGAATCAACAGATTTAATGGATTATGGAACATATCCTCAGGCAAGATCAGTACTTTTTGGAGTTAACGTTAAGTTTTAA